The proteins below come from a single Burkholderia humptydooensis genomic window:
- a CDS encoding RNA polymerase sigma-70 factor → MTETSRPAPPDEPFTALRPRLFSIAYRMLGTRADAEDVLQDTWLRWHQAARDALDSPEAWLVTVVTRLSIDRLRAAKAQRDAYVGWWLPEPLVDVDERTPETAAEFADNLSVALLWVLERLSPEERAAFLLRQAFERDYAEIAQLLDKSEAACRQLVHRASMRVQQKHRRFDVSRDRHRQLVERFAQASASGERSAIQALLADDVELVGDGGGKVPSFFKVLRGAFRIANLYWVVGRRHAGRVEYRLAQINGEPGLLRFIDGQIESAQAFVTDGARIVAIYAVRNPDKLAHIPTGHA, encoded by the coding sequence ATGACCGAAACCTCCCGCCCGGCGCCGCCCGACGAACCGTTCACCGCGCTACGCCCGCGCCTCTTCTCGATCGCGTACCGGATGCTCGGCACGCGCGCCGACGCCGAAGACGTGCTGCAGGACACCTGGCTGCGCTGGCACCAGGCCGCCCGCGACGCGCTCGACTCGCCCGAGGCGTGGCTCGTCACGGTCGTCACCCGGCTGTCGATCGACCGGCTGCGCGCCGCGAAAGCACAGCGCGACGCCTACGTCGGCTGGTGGCTTCCCGAGCCGCTCGTCGACGTCGACGAGCGCACGCCCGAGACCGCGGCCGAATTCGCCGACAACCTGTCGGTCGCGCTGCTGTGGGTGCTCGAACGCCTGTCACCCGAGGAACGCGCGGCGTTCCTGCTGCGCCAGGCGTTCGAGCGCGACTACGCGGAAATCGCGCAGTTGCTCGACAAGAGCGAGGCCGCCTGCCGCCAGCTCGTCCACCGCGCATCGATGCGCGTGCAGCAGAAACACCGGCGCTTCGACGTGTCGCGCGACCGGCACCGGCAACTCGTCGAGCGCTTCGCGCAGGCGTCGGCAAGCGGCGAGCGCAGCGCGATCCAGGCGCTACTCGCGGACGATGTCGAGCTCGTCGGCGACGGCGGCGGCAAGGTGCCGTCGTTCTTCAAGGTATTGCGCGGCGCGTTCCGGATCGCGAATCTGTACTGGGTCGTCGGCAGGCGCCATGCCGGGCGGGTCGAGTACCGGCTCGCGCAGATCAACGGCGAGCCTGGCCTGCTGCGCTTCATCGACGGGCAGATCGAATCGGCGCAGGCGTTCGTCACCGATGGCGCACGGATCGTCGCGATCTACGCGGTGCGCAATCCGGACAAGCTCGCGCATATTCCGACCGGCCATGCGTGA
- a CDS encoding carboxymuconolactone decarboxylase family protein, with product MAHAPRLPYPKLASKPFNALLHLSETVWSGSLGKQLVDLVFLRVSQINGCAYCIDMHWRDLVKLGVNERHLNAVAGWREAPFFDARERAALQWAESVARIPHTDPGDEAFAQLQAHFSDAEIAELGFAIATINAWNLLNVSFRNPIPETT from the coding sequence ATGGCGCACGCCCCCCGCCTTCCGTACCCGAAGCTCGCATCGAAGCCGTTCAACGCGCTGCTCCATCTGTCCGAAACCGTGTGGAGCGGCTCGCTCGGCAAGCAACTCGTCGATCTGGTGTTCCTGCGCGTCTCGCAGATCAACGGCTGCGCGTACTGCATCGACATGCACTGGCGCGATCTCGTGAAGCTCGGCGTGAACGAGCGGCATCTGAACGCGGTCGCCGGCTGGCGCGAGGCCCCGTTCTTCGACGCACGCGAGCGCGCCGCGCTGCAATGGGCGGAAAGCGTCGCGCGGATTCCGCACACGGACCCGGGCGACGAGGCGTTCGCGCAGTTGCAGGCGCACTTCTCCGATGCCGAGATCGCCGAGCTCGGCTTCGCGATCGCGACAATCAACGCGTGGAATCTGCTGAACGTCAGCTTCAGGAATCCGATTCCGGAGACGACGTAA
- a CDS encoding MFS transporter: protein MTVRHAVSARSLRALDWLNFFVANVQTGFGPFIASYLASHKWTQGEIGMVLSIGTISAMVSQVPGGAAVDALKNKKGAAAWAIAAIILSAVLLAASPTVVPVIAAEVFHGFASCMLVPAMAAISFALVGRESLGDRLGRNARWASLGSAIAAGLMGLTGEYFSARAVFWLTAALALPALVALAMIEPAHRHHHAAPRASAPRDDADEDEEHETLRELLRDKRMLIFAACVVLFHLSNAAMLNLAAGEVTAGMGENVQLVIAACIIVPQAIVAMLSPWVGRSAQRWGRRPILLLGFAALPLRALLFAGVSSPYLLVPVQMLDGISAAVFGVMLPLIAADVAGGKGHYNLCIGLFGLAAGVGATFSTALAGFAADHFGNATSFFGLAAAGALATLLVWFAMPETRDAALAEDAQRSSAEPAQ, encoded by the coding sequence ATGACGGTCCGGCATGCGGTCAGCGCGCGTAGCCTGCGCGCCCTCGACTGGCTCAACTTCTTTGTCGCGAACGTGCAGACAGGCTTCGGTCCGTTCATCGCGTCGTATCTCGCGTCGCACAAGTGGACGCAGGGCGAAATCGGCATGGTGCTGTCGATCGGAACCATCAGCGCGATGGTGAGCCAGGTGCCGGGCGGCGCGGCCGTCGACGCGCTGAAGAACAAGAAAGGCGCGGCCGCGTGGGCGATCGCCGCGATCATCCTGTCCGCGGTGCTGCTCGCCGCGAGCCCGACCGTCGTGCCCGTGATCGCGGCCGAGGTGTTCCACGGGTTCGCGAGCTGCATGCTCGTGCCGGCGATGGCGGCGATCTCGTTCGCGCTCGTCGGCCGCGAGAGCCTCGGCGACCGGCTCGGCCGCAACGCGCGCTGGGCGTCGCTCGGCAGCGCGATCGCGGCGGGCCTGATGGGACTCACGGGCGAGTACTTCTCCGCGCGCGCGGTGTTCTGGCTGACGGCGGCGCTCGCGCTGCCCGCGCTCGTCGCGCTCGCGATGATCGAGCCGGCGCACCGCCATCATCACGCGGCGCCGCGCGCATCCGCGCCGCGCGACGACGCCGATGAAGACGAAGAGCACGAAACGCTGCGCGAGCTGCTGCGCGACAAGCGGATGCTGATCTTCGCCGCGTGCGTCGTGCTGTTCCATCTGTCGAACGCGGCGATGCTGAACCTCGCCGCGGGCGAAGTGACGGCGGGCATGGGCGAGAACGTGCAGCTCGTGATCGCCGCGTGCATCATCGTCCCGCAGGCGATCGTCGCGATGCTTTCGCCGTGGGTCGGACGCTCCGCGCAGCGCTGGGGCCGCCGGCCGATCCTGCTGCTCGGCTTCGCCGCGCTGCCGCTGCGCGCGCTGCTGTTCGCCGGCGTGTCGAGCCCGTACCTGCTCGTGCCCGTGCAAATGCTCGACGGCATCAGCGCCGCCGTGTTCGGCGTGATGCTGCCCCTCATCGCCGCCGATGTCGCGGGCGGCAAGGGGCACTACAACCTGTGCATCGGGCTCTTCGGACTCGCGGCGGGTGTCGGCGCGACGTTCAGCACGGCGCTCGCCGGCTTCGCGGCCGACCACTTCGGCAACGCGACAAGCTTCTTCGGGCTCGCCGCCGCGGGCGCGCTCGCGACGCTGCTCGTCTGGTTCGCGATGCCCGAGACGCGCGACGCGGCGCTCGCCGAAGACGCGCAGCGCTCGAGCGCCGAGCCGGCGCAGTGA
- a CDS encoding FUSC family protein yields MRRAFPPPCLTEMETIKAFNDARRQIQESVLDLFKGLSLKERLLQGALMAVQAASGACLAYGIGRALHTEQAVWAAITAIAVTQHNYTDTINLSRDQFIGAMVGGLIGFAGAATGAGHFVAYAVTIVVAIICCWCLNVGSAARLGAITATIVLLFPGEGPLWDIPLVRLGEVTLGTACAMAVGWTMSRIERRWFAKD; encoded by the coding sequence GTGCGGCGCGCTTTCCCCCCTCCTTGCCTGACCGAGATGGAAACGATCAAAGCATTCAACGACGCGCGCCGACAGATCCAGGAATCAGTGCTCGACCTGTTCAAGGGCTTGTCGCTCAAGGAGCGCCTGCTGCAAGGCGCGCTGATGGCCGTGCAGGCCGCGAGCGGCGCGTGCCTCGCGTATGGGATCGGCCGCGCGCTGCACACCGAGCAGGCCGTGTGGGCGGCGATCACCGCGATCGCGGTCACGCAGCACAACTACACGGACACGATCAACCTGTCGCGCGACCAGTTCATCGGCGCGATGGTGGGCGGACTGATCGGCTTCGCGGGCGCGGCGACGGGCGCCGGCCACTTCGTCGCGTACGCGGTCACGATCGTGGTCGCGATCATCTGCTGCTGGTGTCTGAACGTCGGCAGCGCAGCGCGGCTCGGCGCGATCACCGCGACGATCGTGCTGCTGTTTCCGGGCGAAGGCCCGCTGTGGGACATTCCGCTCGTGCGGCTCGGCGAAGTGACGCTCGGCACCGCGTGCGCGATGGCGGTCGGCTGGACGATGTCGCGGATCGAGCGGCGCTGGTTCGCGAAAGACTGA
- a CDS encoding RcnB family protein: protein MKAHRTLWISMLAAGALVSSLAAAQPHGPGGPGDERHGPPPGKHVGRDHGGYGDDGGPRPGEHRGDENAAWRRGDRLPDEYRDRQYVIDDWRGYRLSPPPRGYHWVGIGGDYLLVRISTGVILQIGP from the coding sequence ATGAAAGCACATCGTACGCTGTGGATTTCGATGCTCGCTGCCGGCGCGCTCGTGTCGTCGCTCGCCGCCGCCCAACCCCACGGCCCGGGCGGACCGGGCGACGAACGCCACGGGCCGCCTCCCGGCAAGCATGTCGGGCGCGATCACGGCGGATACGGCGACGACGGCGGCCCCCGTCCCGGCGAGCACCGCGGGGACGAAAACGCCGCGTGGCGCCGCGGAGATCGCCTGCCGGACGAATACCGGGACCGCCAGTACGTGATCGACGACTGGCGCGGGTACCGCCTGTCGCCGCCGCCGCGCGGCTATCACTGGGTCGGGATCGGCGGCGACTACCTGCTCGTGCGCATCTCGACGGGCGTCATCCTGCAGATCGGACCGTAA
- a CDS encoding glycosyltransferase family 2 protein: MAEPTLGVALIAHNAAARLAECLDALSFADDIVVVDGGSTDTTVGIAKTHGARVIVAADWPGFGPQKNRAVAALDTDWILSIDTDEIVTPELAASIRAAMRAPRAPVYALDRLSSFCGTWVRHSGWYPDWLPRLFRRGAARFSDDLVHERLVFDGPSAKLDGKLLHHSYEDFETVLRKLDAYSSAGAAQRRAAGKRGGLAKALGRGAWAFVRTYLLRRGFLDGRAGFMIAVFNAETVYYRFLKLGFSRSQKRRD; encoded by the coding sequence ATGGCAGAACCCACTCTCGGCGTCGCCCTCATCGCCCACAATGCCGCGGCCCGACTGGCCGAATGCCTCGACGCGCTGTCGTTCGCCGACGACATCGTCGTCGTCGACGGCGGCAGCACCGACACGACCGTCGGCATCGCGAAGACGCACGGCGCGCGCGTCATCGTCGCCGCCGACTGGCCGGGCTTCGGGCCGCAGAAGAATCGCGCAGTGGCCGCGCTCGACACCGACTGGATCCTGTCGATCGACACCGACGAGATCGTCACGCCCGAGCTCGCCGCATCGATTCGCGCGGCGATGCGCGCGCCGCGCGCGCCGGTCTATGCGCTCGACCGGCTATCGAGCTTCTGCGGCACCTGGGTGCGTCACAGCGGCTGGTACCCGGACTGGCTGCCGCGGCTTTTCAGGCGAGGCGCGGCACGCTTTTCCGATGATCTCGTCCACGAGCGCCTCGTATTCGACGGACCGTCCGCGAAGCTCGACGGCAAGCTGCTTCACCACTCATACGAAGATTTCGAAACCGTGCTGCGCAAGCTCGACGCATATTCGAGCGCGGGCGCCGCACAGCGTCGCGCGGCAGGCAAGCGCGGCGGGTTGGCGAAGGCGCTCGGACGCGGTGCGTGGGCATTCGTGCGCACCTATCTGCTGCGGCGTGGCTTCCTGGATGGACGGGCGGGCTTCATGATCGCCGTGTTCAATGCCGAAACGGTCTACTACCGCTTCCTGAAGCTCGGATTTTCGCGGTCGCAAAAGCGGCGCGACTGA
- a CDS encoding glycosyltransferase family 9 protein, giving the protein MTLPRPPRTILVSCTRRLGDVLLTTPLVRSLKARWPDAQIDMIVFRGTEGVLEHNPDIRRVITVAPRARPKERIADALRIWRKYDLACAAISSDRARFYAFFAGRWRIGLVDPERVTRLTRLILNGIVPDEHRGVHTVTSNLSLAGALGVTPCADVVAPGIGDDPAARARFDAKLYGSSALSRDEPYVVLHPYPMFRYKQWHEDGWVDLVRWARSRGFAVALSGGPAQPERDYAARIAQAAGEPVLNMAGELSFGESAEMFRRARLFIGPDTGATHVAAACGVPTIALFGPSNPTRWGPWPAHWPAGNEPWPLRGSGRHGNVQLLQGEGDCVPCKLEGCDRHLDSWSRCLTELSSARVIGAAAAMLGLDAASTQADIAMPVDVSRLGARK; this is encoded by the coding sequence TTGACGCTTCCCCGGCCGCCGCGCACCATCCTCGTGTCCTGCACGCGTCGTCTCGGCGACGTGCTGCTGACGACGCCGCTCGTTCGGTCGCTGAAGGCGCGCTGGCCCGACGCGCAGATCGACATGATCGTGTTTCGCGGCACCGAAGGCGTGCTCGAGCACAATCCCGACATCCGGCGTGTGATCACGGTCGCGCCGCGCGCTCGGCCGAAGGAACGCATCGCCGACGCGCTGCGCATCTGGCGCAAGTACGATCTCGCGTGCGCTGCGATCAGTTCCGATCGCGCGCGCTTCTACGCGTTCTTCGCGGGCCGCTGGCGGATCGGACTCGTCGATCCTGAGCGGGTCACGCGGCTCACGCGGCTCATCCTGAACGGCATCGTGCCCGATGAGCACCGCGGCGTCCATACCGTCACGAGCAATCTGTCGCTCGCCGGCGCGCTCGGCGTGACGCCGTGCGCCGACGTCGTCGCGCCCGGCATCGGCGACGATCCCGCCGCGCGCGCGCGCTTCGACGCGAAGCTGTACGGGTCGTCCGCGCTGTCGCGCGACGAGCCGTATGTCGTGCTGCATCCGTATCCGATGTTTCGCTACAAGCAGTGGCACGAGGACGGCTGGGTCGATCTCGTGCGCTGGGCGCGCAGCCGGGGCTTCGCGGTTGCGTTGAGCGGCGGCCCCGCGCAGCCCGAGCGCGACTATGCGGCGCGGATCGCGCAAGCGGCGGGCGAGCCCGTGCTGAACATGGCGGGCGAGCTGTCGTTCGGCGAGAGCGCCGAGATGTTCCGGCGCGCGCGGCTCTTCATCGGCCCGGACACCGGCGCGACCCACGTTGCCGCCGCTTGCGGCGTTCCGACGATCGCCCTCTTCGGGCCGTCGAATCCGACGCGCTGGGGCCCGTGGCCCGCGCACTGGCCGGCCGGCAACGAGCCGTGGCCGCTGCGCGGCTCCGGGCGGCACGGCAACGTCCAACTTCTGCAAGGAGAAGGCGACTGCGTGCCGTGCAAGCTCGAAGGCTGCGACCGGCATCTGGACAGTTGGAGCCGATGCTTGACTGAATTGTCGTCGGCGCGCGTGATCGGCGCCGCGGCCGCGATGCTCGGACTCGATGCGGCGAGCACGCAGGCTGACATCGCGATGCCGGTCGACGTCAGCCGGCTCGGGGCGCGCAAGTAA
- a CDS encoding glycosyltransferase produces the protein MTTPVAPDAPPLTLLEQAAASAGFARPGARHVRILFHINDFGRGGTETALLAWLNALDRRVFEIGLSVTYPTPDLTTWCAKAIPPDVALQVLAPERWMHALHQRERVRKLRGGEKLLHKASTHALIRPAVARRFLQLARGYDVVCDFDFSLRRIAGRGGMPWIGVSHYSFAARFGDKSTSYMARRVRQYERYAALAVLTPGMQREAEPLFANTRVVVTALPNVIDPAALRGRADEPAELPAGRFIVSVARLDEGQKDHRTLLRAYAKVRARRADAPRLVLLGDGPDRGALERLATELGLCDAVQFAGFCANPFPYVRAADMLILSSRYEGLPMVLGEAMALGTPVISSDCPTGPRDQLDGGRGGLLVPLGDAAALADAIERMLADDALRAALVAHASRKIEAFGPRAANARMQALAAQLLESA, from the coding sequence ATGACGACGCCCGTCGCGCCCGACGCGCCGCCCCTTACGCTCCTCGAACAGGCCGCCGCGTCGGCCGGCTTCGCCCGCCCGGGCGCCCGGCACGTGCGCATCCTGTTTCACATCAACGACTTCGGCCGGGGCGGCACGGAGACTGCGCTGCTCGCGTGGCTCAACGCGCTCGATCGCCGCGTGTTCGAGATCGGACTGTCGGTCACGTATCCGACGCCGGATCTGACGACGTGGTGCGCGAAGGCGATTCCGCCCGACGTCGCGCTGCAGGTGCTCGCGCCCGAGCGGTGGATGCATGCGCTCCACCAGCGCGAGCGCGTGCGCAAGCTGCGCGGCGGCGAGAAGCTGTTGCACAAGGCGTCGACGCATGCGTTGATCCGGCCGGCCGTCGCGCGCCGATTCCTGCAACTCGCGCGCGGCTACGACGTGGTCTGTGATTTCGATTTCTCGCTGCGCCGTATTGCGGGGCGCGGCGGCATGCCGTGGATCGGCGTCAGCCATTACAGCTTCGCCGCGCGGTTCGGCGACAAGAGCACGTCGTACATGGCGCGGCGCGTTCGCCAGTACGAGCGCTACGCGGCGCTCGCGGTGCTCACGCCCGGTATGCAGCGCGAGGCCGAGCCGCTCTTCGCGAATACCCGCGTCGTCGTCACCGCACTGCCGAACGTGATCGATCCGGCGGCGCTGCGCGGGCGTGCGGACGAGCCGGCCGAACTGCCAGCCGGGCGTTTCATCGTGTCGGTCGCGCGCCTCGACGAAGGGCAGAAGGACCATCGGACCTTGCTGCGTGCGTATGCGAAAGTGCGTGCGCGCCGTGCCGACGCGCCGCGCCTCGTGCTCTTGGGCGACGGTCCTGACCGCGGCGCGCTCGAGCGGCTCGCGACGGAGCTCGGGCTGTGCGATGCGGTGCAGTTCGCGGGCTTTTGCGCGAATCCGTTTCCATACGTGCGCGCGGCCGACATGCTGATCCTGAGCAGCCGCTACGAGGGTTTGCCGATGGTGCTCGGCGAGGCGATGGCGCTCGGCACGCCGGTAATCTCGTCGGATTGTCCGACGGGGCCGCGCGATCAGCTCGACGGCGGTCGCGGCGGGCTGCTCGTGCCGCTCGGCGACGCCGCGGCGCTCGCGGACGCGATCGAGCGGATGCTCGCCGACGACGCGCTGCGCGCGGCGCTCGTCGCCCATGCGTCGCGCAAGATCGAGGCGTTCGGTCCCCGCGCGGCGAACGCGCGCATGCAGGCGCTCGCCGCGCAACTGCTCGAGTCGGCGTGA
- a CDS encoding O-antigen ligase family protein: protein MTITTSRVERVLWIACPTLMFGVMFGHMNGVVNTTLALIGVGTLAGILSASRPPFRQWPLVLPIVAWAAWSLASVGWSLYPRISLRAWFDEVLYPLVTFWGFWLFGSRVKRPEWPVLVVWAACVLLALLSAFYWGRLQPPTPDIFPVRFYNRVGHTSTLVVFAMPLFAALLMRVRWRAIGVVGLFACGFVGLASLNRFFWPAAGATLVVAFYPLYRRRLGMSVVAIMVLGAAALGLLEYSARERDPSASAAAASASSAARDITVAGQRVYVPGELNALGDTLSSDTRPKLWAFYAEQGKQHAWLGVGFGKPLPGHAYAADAPPLLLQIEPQALTHAHNLFLNTWLQTGYIGVALEAMLFVSLAAAFWRLRRGVPAVSAAGLALVVGMIAKNTVDDFMWQTTMLAFWSFAGFLLGQGEREARAPRVSQDGDAR from the coding sequence ATGACGATTACGACATCGCGCGTCGAGCGCGTGCTTTGGATCGCGTGTCCCACGCTGATGTTCGGCGTGATGTTCGGCCACATGAACGGGGTCGTCAACACGACGCTCGCGTTGATCGGCGTCGGCACGCTTGCCGGCATCCTGTCCGCGAGCCGGCCGCCGTTCCGGCAATGGCCGCTCGTTTTGCCGATCGTCGCATGGGCTGCGTGGAGCCTCGCGTCGGTCGGCTGGTCGCTGTATCCGCGCATCAGTCTGCGCGCGTGGTTCGACGAGGTGCTGTATCCGCTCGTCACGTTCTGGGGCTTCTGGCTGTTCGGCTCGCGCGTGAAGCGTCCCGAATGGCCGGTGCTTGTCGTATGGGCCGCGTGCGTGCTGCTTGCGCTCCTCAGCGCGTTCTACTGGGGGCGTCTGCAGCCGCCCACGCCGGATATCTTCCCGGTTCGCTTCTACAACCGCGTCGGCCACACGAGCACGCTCGTCGTGTTCGCGATGCCGCTCTTCGCCGCGCTGCTGATGCGCGTTCGCTGGCGCGCGATCGGCGTGGTCGGGCTCTTCGCGTGCGGCTTCGTCGGGCTCGCGAGCCTGAACCGCTTCTTCTGGCCGGCGGCGGGGGCGACGCTCGTGGTCGCGTTCTATCCGCTCTATCGGCGCCGGCTCGGCATGAGCGTCGTTGCGATCATGGTCCTCGGCGCCGCGGCGCTCGGGTTGCTCGAATACAGCGCGCGCGAGCGCGATCCGTCCGCGTCCGCCGCAGCCGCTTCGGCGTCGTCGGCCGCGCGCGACATCACGGTCGCCGGCCAGCGGGTCTACGTGCCGGGCGAGCTGAACGCGCTCGGCGATACGCTGTCGTCCGACACGCGCCCGAAGCTCTGGGCATTCTATGCCGAGCAGGGTAAGCAGCATGCGTGGCTCGGCGTCGGCTTTGGCAAGCCGCTGCCCGGACACGCGTACGCGGCCGACGCGCCGCCGCTCTTGTTGCAGATCGAGCCGCAGGCGCTCACGCATGCGCACAACCTGTTCCTCAACACGTGGTTGCAGACGGGCTATATCGGCGTCGCGCTGGAGGCGATGCTGTTCGTGAGTCTCGCGGCCGCGTTCTGGCGGCTCAGGCGCGGCGTGCCGGCTGTGTCCGCGGCGGGGCTCGCGCTCGTCGTCGGGATGATCGCGAAGAACACCGTCGACGATTTCATGTGGCAGACGACGATGCTCGCGTTCTGGTCGTTCGCGGGTTTCCTGCTCGGCCAAGGCGAACGCGAGGCGCGCGCGCCGCGCGTGTCGCAAGACGGAGACGCACGATGA
- a CDS encoding glycosyltransferase family 9 protein, producing MSRLHGRIHIFSRALPRLALKPLRRRPVRLRRILIAHHLLLGDTLLLTPLVAKLREQHPDAQIVLACPKAIAPLYAKRPFGVDALAFDPRDGSSVRRLLASGPYDLGIVAGDNRHSWLALGAGCRWIVAHAGDAPAWKNWPVDEPVPYPEAPAAWADFAAALVDGPAPRLYRPSDWPAPQASAPLPAALRERPYVVLHPGASTAVKRWPSARWLDLAGRIEEQGYLPVWSGGPSEVELVAEIGPDPAQPNLAGRLGLADLWHVLAGAQAVVCPDTGIAHLARLVGVPTVALFGPGNAGIHGAGRYWQDAPFVALTIADMPCRDQPSIFRRHVAWVRRCDRNATTCVAWRDDHADCMGRLSVDAVHRALQNVLALAPSSSSR from the coding sequence ATGAGCAGACTTCACGGCCGGATCCACATCTTCTCGCGAGCGCTGCCGAGGCTCGCTCTCAAGCCGTTGCGGCGCAGGCCCGTTCGTCTGCGGCGCATCCTGATCGCGCATCATCTGCTGCTCGGCGACACGTTGCTGCTGACGCCGCTCGTCGCGAAGCTGCGCGAGCAGCACCCGGATGCGCAGATCGTGCTGGCGTGCCCGAAGGCGATTGCGCCGCTTTACGCGAAGCGGCCGTTCGGCGTCGACGCGCTCGCGTTCGATCCGCGCGACGGCTCGTCGGTCAGGCGTCTCCTCGCGTCGGGACCGTACGATCTCGGCATCGTCGCGGGCGACAACCGCCACAGTTGGCTTGCGCTCGGCGCGGGCTGCCGCTGGATCGTCGCGCATGCGGGCGATGCGCCCGCGTGGAAGAACTGGCCGGTCGACGAGCCGGTTCCGTATCCGGAAGCGCCCGCCGCTTGGGCCGATTTCGCTGCGGCGCTCGTCGACGGGCCCGCGCCGCGCCTCTATCGCCCGTCCGACTGGCCGGCGCCGCAGGCAAGCGCGCCGCTGCCCGCCGCGTTGCGCGAGCGGCCCTACGTGGTGCTCCATCCGGGCGCGAGCACGGCGGTCAAGCGCTGGCCGTCCGCGCGCTGGCTCGATCTCGCGGGCCGCATCGAGGAGCAAGGCTATCTGCCCGTCTGGAGCGGTGGACCGAGCGAAGTCGAGCTCGTCGCCGAGATCGGTCCTGATCCCGCGCAGCCGAATCTCGCGGGGCGGCTCGGCCTTGCCGATCTGTGGCACGTGCTCGCCGGCGCGCAGGCTGTCGTATGCCCCGATACCGGCATCGCGCATCTCGCGCGTCTCGTCGGCGTGCCGACCGTCGCGCTGTTCGGCCCCGGCAACGCCGGTATTCATGGCGCGGGCCGCTATTGGCAGGACGCGCCGTTCGTCGCGCTGACGATCGCGGACATGCCGTGCCGCGACCAGCCGTCGATTTTCCGGCGTCATGTCGCATGGGTGCGGCGCTGCGACCGGAATGCGACGACCTGCGTCGCGTGGCGCGACGACCATGCAGACTGCATGGGACGTCTTTCAGTGGATGCGGTGCATCGTGCGCTGCAAAACGTTTTGGCGCTTGCGCCGTCAAGTTCAAGTCGATGA
- a CDS encoding glycosyltransferase family 4 protein: MKIGLSCNALKYGGGLERYAIDLARGLAAVGVRPSIFARSFDSSVPEYRFVEPHRINVSFLPGKCRDAWFSWRLRAARRASPVDVLIGCNRVDSSDIAICGGTHLGFLDAIGRTPTCSDRRQIALERRQYERARFVVAHSMLMRDELRRFYGLGDDKIRVLFPPVDAARFTPVDAVRRAEMRTRFGFAGDEVVLLFPSSSHERKGLPLIEAVLRDAGPGVVVAVAGRPPERTSERLRYVGYVKDIEDGYRAADFTILASKYEPFGLVGIESVMCGTPVILSSNVGCCDAIAPSAKLVFAPGDAAGLRGVLDEAVRRARAGAARVESGAAAHAAIQYDPGVARHVAQLLDLAAEAAGDGPR; encoded by the coding sequence ATGAAAATCGGCCTGTCATGCAACGCGCTCAAGTACGGCGGCGGGCTCGAGCGCTATGCGATCGACCTCGCACGCGGTCTTGCCGCCGTCGGGGTCCGGCCTTCGATCTTTGCGCGATCGTTCGATTCGTCGGTGCCGGAATACCGGTTCGTCGAGCCGCACCGGATCAACGTTTCGTTCCTGCCCGGCAAGTGCCGAGACGCATGGTTCTCATGGCGCCTGCGCGCGGCTCGCCGCGCGTCACCCGTCGACGTGCTGATCGGCTGCAATCGCGTCGATTCGTCTGACATCGCGATTTGCGGCGGCACGCATCTCGGCTTTCTCGATGCGATCGGCCGCACGCCGACGTGCTCCGATCGCCGTCAGATCGCGCTCGAACGCCGTCAATACGAGCGCGCGCGCTTTGTCGTCGCGCATTCGATGCTGATGCGCGACGAACTGCGCCGCTTCTACGGGCTCGGCGACGACAAGATCCGCGTGTTGTTCCCGCCCGTCGACGCCGCGCGCTTCACGCCCGTCGACGCCGTGCGCCGTGCCGAGATGCGCACGCGCTTCGGCTTCGCCGGCGACGAGGTCGTGCTGCTGTTCCCGTCGAGCAGCCACGAGCGCAAGGGGCTGCCGCTCATCGAAGCGGTGCTGCGTGACGCCGGGCCGGGCGTCGTCGTCGCTGTCGCCGGCCGGCCGCCCGAGCGAACGTCGGAGCGGCTGCGCTACGTCGGCTACGTGAAGGACATCGAGGACGGCTACCGTGCCGCCGATTTCACGATCCTCGCGTCGAAGTACGAGCCGTTCGGGCTTGTCGGCATCGAATCGGTGATGTGCGGCACGCCCGTCATTCTGTCGTCGAACGTCGGCTGCTGCGACGCGATCGCGCCGTCGGCGAAGCTCGTGTTCGCGCCCGGCGACGCGGCCGGGCTACGCGGTGTGCTCGATGAAGCCGTGCGGCGGGCGAGGGCGGGCGCCGCGCGCGTCGAATCGGGCGCTGCGGCGCATGCAGCGATCCAGTACGATCCGGGCGTCGCGCGCCACGTCGCGCAATTGCTCGATCTCGCCGCCGAGGCTGCGGGCGACGGGCCGCGGTGA